The DNA sequence GGTATTGGTAATAAAATATTGAAAGTGAATGTTTTAGATTGTGTCAGAGGATTTTAATGATGATTCTTATCACGAATAATTAACATTTCAGTAAAATAAATTATGATAAGTGAAAAATTGGTTAAATTGCATCGCTCCTTTAATTTTGAGCATCGATTTATTGAATATTAATCCTTAAATTTTATTTTTGTGAGAAACTATACTAAAGTATTAAAAATTGCTCCAGCTTTTTTATTGGCCGGGACAATGTTACACGCACAAACCAAAGATTCAGTTAAGACTGCCGATATTGAGCAGGTTGTTCTGATTGGTTATGGAAAACAGAAGAAAGAAGATCTTACGGGATCGATTGCTTCTATTACTTCCAAAGACTTTAACCCTGGCTCTACTTCTGCAGATCAATTGATTCAAGGGAAAGCGCCTGGTGTTACCGTAACCGGAAACGGTGGGAATCCTGGTTCTGGATCAACCATTCGTATTAGAGGTGGAGCTTCTTTAACAGCAAGTAATGATCCTTTAATTGTGATTGATGGAATACCAATGGATTTTGGCGGTATTGCAGGAGCATCAAATGCTTTGGCGTTGATTAACCCAAATGATATTGAAAGTTTTACTGTTTTAAAAGATGCTTCTTCTGCGGCCATATATGGTAACAGAGCTTCGAATGGGGTGATTTTAATTACTACTAAAAAAGGTTCTTCCGGAAAAGTGAGGATTAATTTCTCTACAATGGGTTCTGTATCCACAAAAATGGGAAATCAGAGCGTACTAACTGCTGATGAATTTAGAGATTTTGTTAAAGCAAACGCTTCACAACATTATATTGATAAATTAGGAACAGCGAATACGAACTGGCAAGATTTAATTTATCAAACCGCTTGGGGAACCGACAATAATGTTGCGATTAGTGGTGGAATTAAAAATTTACCGTACCGTTTGTCTTTAGGTTATACCGAGCAAAATGGTATTGTAAAAACCAATGAATTTAAAAGAACTTCAGTAGGATTAAATTTAACACCTAAGTTTTTTGATGATCATTTGAGTGTTACTGCTAACGTAAAAGGTTCCATGACTGAAAACCGTTTTCCAGCTGGAGTAATCGGAGCTGCACAGTTTTTTGATCCAACACAAGATGTCTATGATTATTCTGCACAGGGAGATCAGGTAAATAATTACTGGGAGTGGTTTTTGAATCCTGATAATATTAACGTGAATGCTACTCGAAATCCACTTGCTTCTTTATATGGAAGAAGAGATGTTTCTACCGTATTCCGTGGAATAGGAAACTTACAATTAGATTATAAATTTCACTTTCTTCCAGACTTGCATTTGAATGTAATTGGTGGATATGATTATCAAAAAGGAAATGGTGCAATCACTCAATACCCGGGATATGCAGGTATGTTGGCTTCTGGAGACGTAAGTACAAGAAGAGATTACAGCCAAGAAAAAACCAATAAATTATTAGAAACTTATTTAAACTACGTAAAAACAATTACTGCAATTGATACGAAAATAGATTTAATGGCTGGATATTCTTACCAGCAGTTTCATGATACAACACCTTCTGCGACTACGTATTATGGTAATCCAACAAGAGTTGCTACACCAACCAACCGTTATGAAGGAAAGCTAACTTTATTAGGCTTTTACGGTAGAGGTATTTTCTCTATTGCGAATAAATATATCTTAACTGGATCAGTAAGAAGAGACGCAACATCTCGTTTCTATAACGGAACTGATTTGAAAAATAACTGGGGAACATTCTACGCAGCTTCAGGAGCCTGGAAAATTAAAAATGAAAGTTTCCTTAAAGATTCAAGCATATTCTCTGATTTAAAATTAAGAGCAGGTTGGGGAGAAACAGGACAGCAAGAAGTAGGAGGTTACTATAACTCTTTTGCATCTTATAATGTTTCAGATCCTACGGCGCAATATGGTTTCGGAGATCAGTTTTATTTAATGTACCGTCCGACTCAGTATAACCCTAACTTAACTTGGGAAACTACTGCAACGACTAACGTTGGATTAGATTTCGGATT is a window from the Kaistella flava (ex Peng et al. 2021) genome containing:
- a CDS encoding SusC/RagA family TonB-linked outer membrane protein, encoding MRNYTKVLKIAPAFLLAGTMLHAQTKDSVKTADIEQVVLIGYGKQKKEDLTGSIASITSKDFNPGSTSADQLIQGKAPGVTVTGNGGNPGSGSTIRIRGGASLTASNDPLIVIDGIPMDFGGIAGASNALALINPNDIESFTVLKDASSAAIYGNRASNGVILITTKKGSSGKVRINFSTMGSVSTKMGNQSVLTADEFRDFVKANASQHYIDKLGTANTNWQDLIYQTAWGTDNNVAISGGIKNLPYRLSLGYTEQNGIVKTNEFKRTSVGLNLTPKFFDDHLSVTANVKGSMTENRFPAGVIGAAQFFDPTQDVYDYSAQGDQVNNYWEWFLNPDNINVNATRNPLASLYGRRDVSTVFRGIGNLQLDYKFHFLPDLHLNVIGGYDYQKGNGAITQYPGYAGMLASGDVSTRRDYSQEKTNKLLETYLNYVKTITAIDTKIDLMAGYSYQQFHDTTPSATTYYGNPTRVATPTNRYEGKLTLLGFYGRGIFSIANKYILTGSVRRDATSRFYNGTDLKNNWGTFYAASGAWKIKNESFLKDSSIFSDLKLRAGWGETGQQEVGGYYNSFASYNVSDPTAQYGFGDQFYLMYRPTQYNPNLTWETTATTNVGLDFGFWRNRITGSFDWFKKNTRDLQARVQVPAGEFSNTNIKNVGKMTTDGLEFLINVNPVKTQDFTWDFSFNVAHYNPKVTHFDDVADGYVIQQGGISGGVGNTVQAHAVGYTPFSFYVYQQVYDSNGKPLDGVYVDRNGDGKISADGDKYFYKSTTPDATFGFSTKFKLKNWDLSTSLRAVVGNYVYNNFASQSNVQSIATNEYLQNISSTTANYGFATPQYWSDAFVENASFLRMDNLTLGYDFGDVFNKGSNLRVYGMAQNVFVVTDYSGVDPEIFGNIDNGFYQRPKVYSLGLNFQF